A portion of the Symphalangus syndactylus isolate Jambi chromosome 13, NHGRI_mSymSyn1-v2.1_pri, whole genome shotgun sequence genome contains these proteins:
- the LOC134732123 gene encoding proline-rich protein 23D1-like isoform X1, translating to MAFLPQGPQLPHRKLIIVVLEPGMLLHLRLGEEVLLLDPQGALRLSLVSVLLLVVPEQVLMSLKDLLYPAHARWLLFTSTETVWEIDIENGSVRAQRAENVCVAPSVKESEAPQGFLPVMGPPSNLVHGIGPSSRRVLYLKPCYRAAVPQGSSQMPKPRPWRQALPEEFNLDLHGLEPLPNSALRPLPPSPSPEPTICHEVLWRPMCKARRRLFSG from the coding sequence ATGGCTTTTCTCCCCCAGGGCCCACAGCTTCCCCACAGGAAGCTGATCATCGTGGTCCTGGAACCAGGAATGCTCCTGCACCTGCGGCTGGGAGAGGAGGTCTTGCTGCTGGACCCACAGGGAGCCCTGCGACTCAGCCTCGTCAGTGTGCTCCTCCTGGTGGTCCCTGAGCAAGTCCTGATGTCCTTGAAGGATCTCTTGTACCCTGCCCATGCCCGCTGGCTCCTGTTCACGAGCACAGAGACTGTCTGGGAGATTGACATTGAAAATGGATCTGTGAGAGCCCAGAGAGCAGAGAATGTGTGCGTGGCGCCTTCAGTAAAAGAGAGTGAGGCTCCCCAAGGCTTCCTGCCCGTGATGGGACCCCCGTCAAACCTTGTGCATGGAATCGGCCCTTCTTCCCGGCGTGTCCTCTACCTCAAACCTTGCTACAGAGCCGCTGTGCCCCAGGGCTCGTCCCAAATGCCCAAGCCTAGGCCCTGGAGACAGGCTCTGCCTGAAGAATTCAACTTGGATCTCCATGGCCTGGAGCCCCTGCCCAACTCTGCCCTCAGACCTCTACCTCCCTCACCCAGTCCGGAGCCCACAATCTGCCACGAGGTTCTATGGAGGCCAATGTGCAAGGCCCGAAGACGTCTCTTCTCAGGCTGA
- the LOC134732123 gene encoding proline-rich protein 23D1-like isoform X2 yields the protein MLLHLRLGEEVLLLDPQGALRLSLVSVLLLVVPEQVLMSLKDLLYPAHARWLLFTSTETVWEIDIENGSVRAQRAENVCVAPSVKESEAPQGFLPVMGPPSNLVHGIGPSSRRVLYLKPCYRAAVPQGSSQMPKPRPWRQALPEEFNLDLHGLEPLPNSALRPLPPSPSPEPTICHEVLWRPMCKARRRLFSG from the coding sequence ATGCTCCTGCACCTGCGGCTGGGAGAGGAGGTCTTGCTGCTGGACCCACAGGGAGCCCTGCGACTCAGCCTCGTCAGTGTGCTCCTCCTGGTGGTCCCTGAGCAAGTCCTGATGTCCTTGAAGGATCTCTTGTACCCTGCCCATGCCCGCTGGCTCCTGTTCACGAGCACAGAGACTGTCTGGGAGATTGACATTGAAAATGGATCTGTGAGAGCCCAGAGAGCAGAGAATGTGTGCGTGGCGCCTTCAGTAAAAGAGAGTGAGGCTCCCCAAGGCTTCCTGCCCGTGATGGGACCCCCGTCAAACCTTGTGCATGGAATCGGCCCTTCTTCCCGGCGTGTCCTCTACCTCAAACCTTGCTACAGAGCCGCTGTGCCCCAGGGCTCGTCCCAAATGCCCAAGCCTAGGCCCTGGAGACAGGCTCTGCCTGAAGAATTCAACTTGGATCTCCATGGCCTGGAGCCCCTGCCCAACTCTGCCCTCAGACCTCTACCTCCCTCACCCAGTCCGGAGCCCACAATCTGCCACGAGGTTCTATGGAGGCCAATGTGCAAGGCCCGAAGACGTCTCTTCTCAGGCTGA
- the LOC134732122 gene encoding proline-rich protein 23D1-like, whose product MAFLPQGPQLPHRKLIIVVLEPGMLLHLRLGEEVLLLDPQGALRLSLVSVLLLVVPEQVLMSLKDLLYPAHARWLLFTSTETVWEIDIENGSVRAQRAENVCVAPSVKESEAPQGFLPVMGPPSNLVHGIGPSSRRVLYLKPCYRAAVPQGSSQMPKPRPWRQALPEEFNLDLHGLEPLPNSALRPLPPSPSPEPTICHEVLWRPMCKARRRLFSG is encoded by the coding sequence ATGGCTTTTCTCCCCCAGGGCCCACAGCTTCCCCACAGGAAGCTGATCATCGTGGTCCTGGAACCAGGAATGCTCCTGCACCTGCGGCTGGGAGAGGAGGTCTTGCTGCTGGACCCACAGGGAGCCCTGCGACTCAGCCTCGTCAGTGTGCTCCTCCTGGTGGTCCCTGAGCAAGTCCTGATGTCCTTGAAGGACCTCTTGTACCCTGCCCATGCCCGCTGGCTCCTGTTCACGAGCACAGAGACTGTCTGGGAGATTGACATTGAAAATGGATCTGTGAGAGCCCAGAGAGCAGAGAATGTGTGCGTGGCGCCTTCAGTAAAAGAGAGTGAGGCTCCCCAAGGCTTCCTGCCCGTGATGGGACCCCCGTCAAACCTTGTGCATGGAATCGGCCCTTCTTCCCGGCGTGTCCTCTACCTCAAACCTTGCTACAGAGCCGCTGTGCCCCAGGGCTCGTCCCAAATGCCCAAGCCTAGGCCCTGGAGACAGGCTCTGCCTGAAGAATTCAACTTGGATCTCCATGGCCTGGAGCCCCTGCCCAACTCTGCCCTCAGACCTCTACCTCCCTCACCCAGTCCGGAGCCCACAATCTGCCACGAGGTTCTATGGAGGCCAATGTGCAAGGCCCGAAGACGTCTCTTCTCAGGCTGA
- the LOC134732121 gene encoding proline-rich protein 23D1-like, producing MKGSRRPRSPSDSCTESKSEHAGESGSSSTQSNAPKRQKVEELGPQPGVEPAPVQPGPHHPAQQPLELPQGPQLPHRKLIIVVLEPGMLLHLRLGEEVLLLDPQGALRLSLVSVLLLVVPEQVLMSLKDLLYPAHARWLLFTSTETVWEIDIENGSVRAQRAENVCVAPSVKESEAPQGFLPVMGPPSNLVHGIGPSSRRVLYLKPCYRAAVPQGSSQMPKPRPWRQALPEEFNLDLHGLEPLPNSALRPLPPSPSPEPTICHEVLWRPMCKARRRLFSG from the exons ATGAAAGGTTCCCGGCGCCCAAGAAGCCCCAGTGATTCCTGCACGGAATCCAAGAGCGAACACGCGGGAGAGAGCGG CTCCAGCAGCACGCAATCGAATGCCCCAAAACGCCAGAAAGTGGAGGAGCTGGGTCCTCAGCCAG GTGTAGAACCAGCTCCAGTACAGCCAGGTCCCCACCACCCTGCACAGCAGCCCCTGGAGCTGCCCCAG GGCCCACAGCTTCCCCACAGGAAGCTGATCATCGTGGTCCTGGAACCAGGAATGCTCCTGCACCTGCGGCTGGGAGAGGAGGTCTTGCTGCTGGACCCACAGGGAGCCCTGCGACTCAGCCTCGTCAGTGTGCTCCTCCTGGTGGTCCCTGAGCAAGTCCTGATGTCCTTGAAGGATCTCTTGTACCCTGCCCATGCCCGCTGGCTCCTGTTCACGAGCACAGAGACTGTCTGGGAGATTGACATTGAAAATGGATCTGTGAGAGCCCAGAGAGCAGAGAATGTGTGCGTGGCGCCTTCAGTAAAAGAGAGTGAGGCTCCCCAAGGCTTCCTGCCCGTGATGGGACCCCCGTCAAACCTTGTGCATGGAATCGGCCCTTCTTCCCGGCGTGTCCTCTACCTCAAACCTTGCTACAGAGCCGCTGTGCCCCAGGGCTCGTCCCAAATGCCCAAGCCTAGGCCCTGGAGACAGGCTCTGCCTGAAGAATTCAACTTGGATCTCCATGGCCTGGAGCCCCTGCCCAACTCTGCCCTCAGACCTCTACCTCCCTCACCCAGTCCGGAGCCCACAATCTGCCACGAGGTTCTATGGAGGCCAATGTGCAAGGCCCGAAGACGTCTCTTCTCAGGCTGA